The following proteins come from a genomic window of Acinonyx jubatus isolate Ajub_Pintada_27869175 chromosome C1, VMU_Ajub_asm_v1.0, whole genome shotgun sequence:
- the BIN1 gene encoding myc box-dependent-interacting protein 1 isoform X3: protein MMRKVLQKLGKADETKDEQFEQCVQNFNKQLTEGTRLQKDLRTYLASVKAMHEASKKLNECLQEVYEPDWPGRDEANKIAENNDLLWLDYHQKLVDQALLTMDTYLGQFPDIKSRIAKRGRKLVDYDSARHHYESLQTAKKKDETKIAKPVSLLEKAAPQWCQGKLQAHLVAQTNLLRNQAEEELIKAQKVFEEMNVDLQEELPSLWNSRVGFYVNTFQSIAGLEENFHKEMSKLNQNLNDVLVSLEKQHGSNTFTVKAQPRKKTKLLSRLLRKKNSDNAPAKGDKSPSPPPDGSPAAPEIRVNHEPEPPSSAAAGAALPKSPSQLRKGPPVPPPPKHTPSKEVKQEQILSLFDDTFVPEISVTTPSQFEAPGPFSEQASLLDLDFDPLPPVASPVKAPTPSGQSIPWDLWEPTESPAGSLPSGEPSAAEGTFAVAWPSHTAEPGPAQPAEASEVAGGTRPAAGAQEPGETAASEAASSSLPAVVVETFSATVNGTVEGSGGAGRLDLPPGFMFKVQAQHDYVATDTDELQLKAGDVVLVIPFQNPEEQDEGWLMGVKESDWNQHLELEKCRGVFPENFTERVQ, encoded by the exons GTCCTCCAGAAACTAGGGAAGGCGGATGAGACAAAGGATGAGCAGTTTGAACAGTGTGTCCAGAATTTCAACAAACAGCTG ACCGAGGGCACTCGACTGCAGAAGGATCTCCGGACCTACCTGGCCTCTGTCAAAG CCATGCACGAGGCCTCCAAGAAACTGAACGAATGTCTGCAGGAGGTGTACGAGCCCGACTGGCCTGGCAGGGATGAAGCAAACAAGATAGCTGAG AACAATGACCTCCTGTGGCTGGATTATCACCAGAAGCTGGTGGACCAGGCACTGCTGACCATGGACACATACCTGGGCCAGTTCCCTGACATCAAG TCACGCATTGCCAAACGAGGGCGGAAATTGGTGGACTATGACAGCGCCCGGCACCATTACGAGTCCCTCCAAACCGCCAAAAAGAAGGATGAAACCAAAATTGCCAAG cctgtctCGCTGCTTGAGAAAGCCGCCCCCCAGTGGTGCCAAGGCAAACTGCAGGCTCATCTCGTAGCTCAAACTAACCTGCTCCGAAATCAG GCAGAGGAGGAGCTCATCAAAGCCCAGAAGGTGTTTGAGGAGATGAATGTGGACCTACAGGAAGAGCTGCCGTCCCTGTGGAACAG CCGTGTAGGCTTCTATGTCAACACGTTCCAGAGCATTGCGGGCCTGGAGGAGAACTTCCACAAGGAGATGAGTAAG CTCAACCAGAACCTCAACGATGTGCTGGTTAGCCTGGAGAAGCAGCACGGGAGCAACACGTTCACAGTCAAGGCCCAGCCCAG aaagaaaactaaactgCTCTCCCGGCTGCTCAGAAAGAAGAACAG TGACAACGCCCCTGCAAAAGGGGACAAGAGCCCTTCGCCTCCTCCAGATGGCTCCCCGGCCGCCCCGGAGATCAGAGTCAACCATGAGCCTGAGCCGCCTAGCTCAGCAGCAGCAGGGGCCGCCCTCCCCAAGTCCCCGTCTCAG CTCCGGAAAGGGCCACCAGTCCCTCCACCTCCCAAACATACCCCGTCCAAGGAGGTCAAGCAGGAGCAGATCCTCAGCCTGTTTGATGACACGTTTGTCCCTGAGATCAGCGTGACCACCCCCTCCCAG TTTGAGGCCCCGGGGCCTTTCTCGGAGCAGGCCAGTCTGCTGGACCTGGACTTTGACCCCCTCCCGCCTGTGGCGAGCCCCGTGAAGGCGCCCACACCCTCTGGTCAG TCAATTCCATGGGACCTCTGGGAG CCCACAGAGAGTCCAGCTGGCAGCCTGCCTTCCGGGGAGCCCAGTGCTGCCGAGGGCACCTTTGCTGTGGCCTGGCCCAGCCACACGGCCGAGCCGGGGCCTGCCCAA CCAGCAGAGGCCTCCGAGGTGGCGGGTGGGACCCGACCTGCGGCTGGAGCCCAGGAGCCCGGGGAGACAGCAGCAAGTGAAGCAGCCTCC AGCTCTCTCCCTGCCGTGGTGGTAGAGACCTTCTCAGCGACCGTGAATGGCACCGTGGAGGGCAGCGGTGGGGCAGGACGCTTGGATCTGCCCCCGGGGTTCATGTTCAAG GTACAGGCCCAGCACGACTACGTGGCCACCGACACGGATGAGCTGCAGCTCAAGGCTGGTGATGTGGTACTGGTGATCCCCTTCCAGAACCCTGAGGAGCAG GATGAAGGCTGGCTCATGGGCGTGAAGGAGAGTGACTGGAACCAGCACCTAGAGCTGGAGAAATGTCGGGGCGTCTTCCCCGAGAACTTCACCGAGCGGGTTCAGTGA
- the BIN1 gene encoding myc box-dependent-interacting protein 1 isoform X18 — MAEMGSKGVTAGKIASNVQKKLTRAQEKVLQKLGKADETKDEQFEQCVQNFNKQLTEGTRLQKDLRTYLASVKAMHEASKKLNECLQEVYEPDWPGRDEANKIAENNDLLWLDYHQKLVDQALLTMDTYLGQFPDIKSRIAKRGRKLVDYDSARHHYESLQTAKKKDETKIAKAEEELIKAQKVFEEMNVDLQEELPSLWNSRVGFYVNTFQSIAGLEENFHKEMSKLNQNLNDVLVSLEKQHGSNTFTVKAQPRKKTKLLSRLLRKKNSDNAPAKGDKSPSPPPDGSPAAPEIRVNHEPEPPSSAAAGAALPKSPSQPAEASEVAGGTRPAAGAQEPGETAASEAASSSLPAVVVETFSATVNGTVEGSGGAGRLDLPPGFMFKVQAQHDYVATDTDELQLKAGDVVLVIPFQNPEEQDEGWLMGVKESDWNQHLELEKCRGVFPENFTERVQ, encoded by the exons GTCCTCCAGAAACTAGGGAAGGCGGATGAGACAAAGGATGAGCAGTTTGAACAGTGTGTCCAGAATTTCAACAAACAGCTG ACCGAGGGCACTCGACTGCAGAAGGATCTCCGGACCTACCTGGCCTCTGTCAAAG CCATGCACGAGGCCTCCAAGAAACTGAACGAATGTCTGCAGGAGGTGTACGAGCCCGACTGGCCTGGCAGGGATGAAGCAAACAAGATAGCTGAG AACAATGACCTCCTGTGGCTGGATTATCACCAGAAGCTGGTGGACCAGGCACTGCTGACCATGGACACATACCTGGGCCAGTTCCCTGACATCAAG TCACGCATTGCCAAACGAGGGCGGAAATTGGTGGACTATGACAGCGCCCGGCACCATTACGAGTCCCTCCAAACCGCCAAAAAGAAGGATGAAACCAAAATTGCCAAG GCAGAGGAGGAGCTCATCAAAGCCCAGAAGGTGTTTGAGGAGATGAATGTGGACCTACAGGAAGAGCTGCCGTCCCTGTGGAACAG CCGTGTAGGCTTCTATGTCAACACGTTCCAGAGCATTGCGGGCCTGGAGGAGAACTTCCACAAGGAGATGAGTAAG CTCAACCAGAACCTCAACGATGTGCTGGTTAGCCTGGAGAAGCAGCACGGGAGCAACACGTTCACAGTCAAGGCCCAGCCCAG aaagaaaactaaactgCTCTCCCGGCTGCTCAGAAAGAAGAACAG TGACAACGCCCCTGCAAAAGGGGACAAGAGCCCTTCGCCTCCTCCAGATGGCTCCCCGGCCGCCCCGGAGATCAGAGTCAACCATGAGCCTGAGCCGCCTAGCTCAGCAGCAGCAGGGGCCGCCCTCCCCAAGTCCCCGTCTCAG CCAGCAGAGGCCTCCGAGGTGGCGGGTGGGACCCGACCTGCGGCTGGAGCCCAGGAGCCCGGGGAGACAGCAGCAAGTGAAGCAGCCTCC AGCTCTCTCCCTGCCGTGGTGGTAGAGACCTTCTCAGCGACCGTGAATGGCACCGTGGAGGGCAGCGGTGGGGCAGGACGCTTGGATCTGCCCCCGGGGTTCATGTTCAAG GTACAGGCCCAGCACGACTACGTGGCCACCGACACGGATGAGCTGCAGCTCAAGGCTGGTGATGTGGTACTGGTGATCCCCTTCCAGAACCCTGAGGAGCAG GATGAAGGCTGGCTCATGGGCGTGAAGGAGAGTGACTGGAACCAGCACCTAGAGCTGGAGAAATGTCGGGGCGTCTTCCCCGAGAACTTCACCGAGCGGGTTCAGTGA
- the BIN1 gene encoding myc box-dependent-interacting protein 1 isoform X8 gives MAEMGSKGVTAGKIASNVQKKLTRAQEKVLQKLGKADETKDEQFEQCVQNFNKQLTEGTRLQKDLRTYLASVKAMHEASKKLNECLQEVYEPDWPGRDEANKIAENNDLLWLDYHQKLVDQALLTMDTYLGQFPDIKSRIAKRGRKLVDYDSARHHYESLQTAKKKDETKIAKPVSLLEKAAPQWCQGKLQAHLVAQTNLLRNQAEEELIKAQKVFEEMNVDLQEELPSLWNSRVGFYVNTFQSIAGLEENFHKEMSKLNQNLNDVLVSLEKQHGSNTFTVKAQPRKKTKLLSRLLRKKNSDNAPAKGDKSPSPPPDGSPAAPEIRVNHEPEPPSSAAAGAALPKSPSQLRKGPPVPPPPKHTPSKEVKQEQILSLFDDTFVPEISVTTPSQPAEASEVAGGTRPAAGAQEPGETAASEAASSSLPAVVVETFSATVNGTVEGSGGAGRLDLPPGFMFKVQAQHDYVATDTDELQLKAGDVVLVIPFQNPEEQDEGWLMGVKESDWNQHLELEKCRGVFPENFTERVQ, from the exons GTCCTCCAGAAACTAGGGAAGGCGGATGAGACAAAGGATGAGCAGTTTGAACAGTGTGTCCAGAATTTCAACAAACAGCTG ACCGAGGGCACTCGACTGCAGAAGGATCTCCGGACCTACCTGGCCTCTGTCAAAG CCATGCACGAGGCCTCCAAGAAACTGAACGAATGTCTGCAGGAGGTGTACGAGCCCGACTGGCCTGGCAGGGATGAAGCAAACAAGATAGCTGAG AACAATGACCTCCTGTGGCTGGATTATCACCAGAAGCTGGTGGACCAGGCACTGCTGACCATGGACACATACCTGGGCCAGTTCCCTGACATCAAG TCACGCATTGCCAAACGAGGGCGGAAATTGGTGGACTATGACAGCGCCCGGCACCATTACGAGTCCCTCCAAACCGCCAAAAAGAAGGATGAAACCAAAATTGCCAAG cctgtctCGCTGCTTGAGAAAGCCGCCCCCCAGTGGTGCCAAGGCAAACTGCAGGCTCATCTCGTAGCTCAAACTAACCTGCTCCGAAATCAG GCAGAGGAGGAGCTCATCAAAGCCCAGAAGGTGTTTGAGGAGATGAATGTGGACCTACAGGAAGAGCTGCCGTCCCTGTGGAACAG CCGTGTAGGCTTCTATGTCAACACGTTCCAGAGCATTGCGGGCCTGGAGGAGAACTTCCACAAGGAGATGAGTAAG CTCAACCAGAACCTCAACGATGTGCTGGTTAGCCTGGAGAAGCAGCACGGGAGCAACACGTTCACAGTCAAGGCCCAGCCCAG aaagaaaactaaactgCTCTCCCGGCTGCTCAGAAAGAAGAACAG TGACAACGCCCCTGCAAAAGGGGACAAGAGCCCTTCGCCTCCTCCAGATGGCTCCCCGGCCGCCCCGGAGATCAGAGTCAACCATGAGCCTGAGCCGCCTAGCTCAGCAGCAGCAGGGGCCGCCCTCCCCAAGTCCCCGTCTCAG CTCCGGAAAGGGCCACCAGTCCCTCCACCTCCCAAACATACCCCGTCCAAGGAGGTCAAGCAGGAGCAGATCCTCAGCCTGTTTGATGACACGTTTGTCCCTGAGATCAGCGTGACCACCCCCTCCCAG CCAGCAGAGGCCTCCGAGGTGGCGGGTGGGACCCGACCTGCGGCTGGAGCCCAGGAGCCCGGGGAGACAGCAGCAAGTGAAGCAGCCTCC AGCTCTCTCCCTGCCGTGGTGGTAGAGACCTTCTCAGCGACCGTGAATGGCACCGTGGAGGGCAGCGGTGGGGCAGGACGCTTGGATCTGCCCCCGGGGTTCATGTTCAAG GTACAGGCCCAGCACGACTACGTGGCCACCGACACGGATGAGCTGCAGCTCAAGGCTGGTGATGTGGTACTGGTGATCCCCTTCCAGAACCCTGAGGAGCAG GATGAAGGCTGGCTCATGGGCGTGAAGGAGAGTGACTGGAACCAGCACCTAGAGCTGGAGAAATGTCGGGGCGTCTTCCCCGAGAACTTCACCGAGCGGGTTCAGTGA
- the BIN1 gene encoding myc box-dependent-interacting protein 1 isoform X17, whose product MAEMGSKGVTAGKIASNVQKKLTRAQEKVLQKLGKADETKDEQFEQCVQNFNKQLTEGTRLQKDLRTYLASVKAMHEASKKLNECLQEVYEPDWPGRDEANKIAENNDLLWLDYHQKLVDQALLTMDTYLGQFPDIKSRIAKRGRKLVDYDSARHHYESLQTAKKKDETKIAKPVSLLEKAAPQWCQGKLQAHLVAQTNLLRNQAEEELIKAQKVFEEMNVDLQEELPSLWNSRVGFYVNTFQSIAGLEENFHKEMSKLNQNLNDVLVSLEKQHGSNTFTVKAQPSDNAPAKGDKSPSPPPDGSPAAPEIRVNHEPEPPSSAAAGAALPKSPSQPAEASEVAGGTRPAAGAQEPGETAASEAASSSLPAVVVETFSATVNGTVEGSGGAGRLDLPPGFMFKVQAQHDYVATDTDELQLKAGDVVLVIPFQNPEEQDEGWLMGVKESDWNQHLELEKCRGVFPENFTERVQ is encoded by the exons GTCCTCCAGAAACTAGGGAAGGCGGATGAGACAAAGGATGAGCAGTTTGAACAGTGTGTCCAGAATTTCAACAAACAGCTG ACCGAGGGCACTCGACTGCAGAAGGATCTCCGGACCTACCTGGCCTCTGTCAAAG CCATGCACGAGGCCTCCAAGAAACTGAACGAATGTCTGCAGGAGGTGTACGAGCCCGACTGGCCTGGCAGGGATGAAGCAAACAAGATAGCTGAG AACAATGACCTCCTGTGGCTGGATTATCACCAGAAGCTGGTGGACCAGGCACTGCTGACCATGGACACATACCTGGGCCAGTTCCCTGACATCAAG TCACGCATTGCCAAACGAGGGCGGAAATTGGTGGACTATGACAGCGCCCGGCACCATTACGAGTCCCTCCAAACCGCCAAAAAGAAGGATGAAACCAAAATTGCCAAG cctgtctCGCTGCTTGAGAAAGCCGCCCCCCAGTGGTGCCAAGGCAAACTGCAGGCTCATCTCGTAGCTCAAACTAACCTGCTCCGAAATCAG GCAGAGGAGGAGCTCATCAAAGCCCAGAAGGTGTTTGAGGAGATGAATGTGGACCTACAGGAAGAGCTGCCGTCCCTGTGGAACAG CCGTGTAGGCTTCTATGTCAACACGTTCCAGAGCATTGCGGGCCTGGAGGAGAACTTCCACAAGGAGATGAGTAAG CTCAACCAGAACCTCAACGATGTGCTGGTTAGCCTGGAGAAGCAGCACGGGAGCAACACGTTCACAGTCAAGGCCCAGCCCAG TGACAACGCCCCTGCAAAAGGGGACAAGAGCCCTTCGCCTCCTCCAGATGGCTCCCCGGCCGCCCCGGAGATCAGAGTCAACCATGAGCCTGAGCCGCCTAGCTCAGCAGCAGCAGGGGCCGCCCTCCCCAAGTCCCCGTCTCAG CCAGCAGAGGCCTCCGAGGTGGCGGGTGGGACCCGACCTGCGGCTGGAGCCCAGGAGCCCGGGGAGACAGCAGCAAGTGAAGCAGCCTCC AGCTCTCTCCCTGCCGTGGTGGTAGAGACCTTCTCAGCGACCGTGAATGGCACCGTGGAGGGCAGCGGTGGGGCAGGACGCTTGGATCTGCCCCCGGGGTTCATGTTCAAG GTACAGGCCCAGCACGACTACGTGGCCACCGACACGGATGAGCTGCAGCTCAAGGCTGGTGATGTGGTACTGGTGATCCCCTTCCAGAACCCTGAGGAGCAG GATGAAGGCTGGCTCATGGGCGTGAAGGAGAGTGACTGGAACCAGCACCTAGAGCTGGAGAAATGTCGGGGCGTCTTCCCCGAGAACTTCACCGAGCGGGTTCAGTGA
- the BIN1 gene encoding myc box-dependent-interacting protein 1 isoform X10 codes for MAEMGSKGVTAGKIASNVQKKLTRAQEKVLQKLGKADETKDEQFEQCVQNFNKQLTEGTRLQKDLRTYLASVKAMHEASKKLNECLQEVYEPDWPGRDEANKIAENNDLLWLDYHQKLVDQALLTMDTYLGQFPDIKSRIAKRGRKLVDYDSARHHYESLQTAKKKDETKIAKAEEELIKAQKVFEEMNVDLQEELPSLWNSRVGFYVNTFQSIAGLEENFHKEMSKLNQNLNDVLVSLEKQHGSNTFTVKAQPSDNAPAKGDKSPSPPPDGSPAAPEIRVNHEPEPPSSAAAGAALPKSPSQLRKGPPVPPPPKHTPSKEVKQEQILSLFDDTFVPEISVTTPSQPTESPAGSLPSGEPSAAEGTFAVAWPSHTAEPGPAQPAEASEVAGGTRPAAGAQEPGETAASEAASSSLPAVVVETFSATVNGTVEGSGGAGRLDLPPGFMFKVQAQHDYVATDTDELQLKAGDVVLVIPFQNPEEQDEGWLMGVKESDWNQHLELEKCRGVFPENFTERVQ; via the exons GTCCTCCAGAAACTAGGGAAGGCGGATGAGACAAAGGATGAGCAGTTTGAACAGTGTGTCCAGAATTTCAACAAACAGCTG ACCGAGGGCACTCGACTGCAGAAGGATCTCCGGACCTACCTGGCCTCTGTCAAAG CCATGCACGAGGCCTCCAAGAAACTGAACGAATGTCTGCAGGAGGTGTACGAGCCCGACTGGCCTGGCAGGGATGAAGCAAACAAGATAGCTGAG AACAATGACCTCCTGTGGCTGGATTATCACCAGAAGCTGGTGGACCAGGCACTGCTGACCATGGACACATACCTGGGCCAGTTCCCTGACATCAAG TCACGCATTGCCAAACGAGGGCGGAAATTGGTGGACTATGACAGCGCCCGGCACCATTACGAGTCCCTCCAAACCGCCAAAAAGAAGGATGAAACCAAAATTGCCAAG GCAGAGGAGGAGCTCATCAAAGCCCAGAAGGTGTTTGAGGAGATGAATGTGGACCTACAGGAAGAGCTGCCGTCCCTGTGGAACAG CCGTGTAGGCTTCTATGTCAACACGTTCCAGAGCATTGCGGGCCTGGAGGAGAACTTCCACAAGGAGATGAGTAAG CTCAACCAGAACCTCAACGATGTGCTGGTTAGCCTGGAGAAGCAGCACGGGAGCAACACGTTCACAGTCAAGGCCCAGCCCAG TGACAACGCCCCTGCAAAAGGGGACAAGAGCCCTTCGCCTCCTCCAGATGGCTCCCCGGCCGCCCCGGAGATCAGAGTCAACCATGAGCCTGAGCCGCCTAGCTCAGCAGCAGCAGGGGCCGCCCTCCCCAAGTCCCCGTCTCAG CTCCGGAAAGGGCCACCAGTCCCTCCACCTCCCAAACATACCCCGTCCAAGGAGGTCAAGCAGGAGCAGATCCTCAGCCTGTTTGATGACACGTTTGTCCCTGAGATCAGCGTGACCACCCCCTCCCAG CCCACAGAGAGTCCAGCTGGCAGCCTGCCTTCCGGGGAGCCCAGTGCTGCCGAGGGCACCTTTGCTGTGGCCTGGCCCAGCCACACGGCCGAGCCGGGGCCTGCCCAA CCAGCAGAGGCCTCCGAGGTGGCGGGTGGGACCCGACCTGCGGCTGGAGCCCAGGAGCCCGGGGAGACAGCAGCAAGTGAAGCAGCCTCC AGCTCTCTCCCTGCCGTGGTGGTAGAGACCTTCTCAGCGACCGTGAATGGCACCGTGGAGGGCAGCGGTGGGGCAGGACGCTTGGATCTGCCCCCGGGGTTCATGTTCAAG GTACAGGCCCAGCACGACTACGTGGCCACCGACACGGATGAGCTGCAGCTCAAGGCTGGTGATGTGGTACTGGTGATCCCCTTCCAGAACCCTGAGGAGCAG GATGAAGGCTGGCTCATGGGCGTGAAGGAGAGTGACTGGAACCAGCACCTAGAGCTGGAGAAATGTCGGGGCGTCTTCCCCGAGAACTTCACCGAGCGGGTTCAGTGA
- the BIN1 gene encoding myc box-dependent-interacting protein 1 isoform X6, whose product MAEMGSKGVTAGKIASNVQKKLTRAQEKVLQKLGKADETKDEQFEQCVQNFNKQLTEGTRLQKDLRTYLASVKAMHEASKKLNECLQEVYEPDWPGRDEANKIAENNDLLWLDYHQKLVDQALLTMDTYLGQFPDIKSRIAKRGRKLVDYDSARHHYESLQTAKKKDETKIAKPVSLLEKAAPQWCQGKLQAHLVAQTNLLRNQAEEELIKAQKVFEEMNVDLQEELPSLWNSRVGFYVNTFQSIAGLEENFHKEMSKLNQNLNDVLVSLEKQHGSNTFTVKAQPRKKTKLLSRLLRKKNSDNAPAKGDKSPSPPPDGSPAAPEIRVNHEPEPPSSAAAGAALPKSPSQLRKGPPVPPPPKHTPSKEVKQEQILSLFDDTFVPEISVTTPSQPTESPAGSLPSGEPSAAEGTFAVAWPSHTAEPGPAQPAEASEVAGGTRPAAGAQEPGETAASEAASSSLPAVVVETFSATVNGTVEGSGGAGRLDLPPGFMFKVQAQHDYVATDTDELQLKAGDVVLVIPFQNPEEQDEGWLMGVKESDWNQHLELEKCRGVFPENFTERVQ is encoded by the exons GTCCTCCAGAAACTAGGGAAGGCGGATGAGACAAAGGATGAGCAGTTTGAACAGTGTGTCCAGAATTTCAACAAACAGCTG ACCGAGGGCACTCGACTGCAGAAGGATCTCCGGACCTACCTGGCCTCTGTCAAAG CCATGCACGAGGCCTCCAAGAAACTGAACGAATGTCTGCAGGAGGTGTACGAGCCCGACTGGCCTGGCAGGGATGAAGCAAACAAGATAGCTGAG AACAATGACCTCCTGTGGCTGGATTATCACCAGAAGCTGGTGGACCAGGCACTGCTGACCATGGACACATACCTGGGCCAGTTCCCTGACATCAAG TCACGCATTGCCAAACGAGGGCGGAAATTGGTGGACTATGACAGCGCCCGGCACCATTACGAGTCCCTCCAAACCGCCAAAAAGAAGGATGAAACCAAAATTGCCAAG cctgtctCGCTGCTTGAGAAAGCCGCCCCCCAGTGGTGCCAAGGCAAACTGCAGGCTCATCTCGTAGCTCAAACTAACCTGCTCCGAAATCAG GCAGAGGAGGAGCTCATCAAAGCCCAGAAGGTGTTTGAGGAGATGAATGTGGACCTACAGGAAGAGCTGCCGTCCCTGTGGAACAG CCGTGTAGGCTTCTATGTCAACACGTTCCAGAGCATTGCGGGCCTGGAGGAGAACTTCCACAAGGAGATGAGTAAG CTCAACCAGAACCTCAACGATGTGCTGGTTAGCCTGGAGAAGCAGCACGGGAGCAACACGTTCACAGTCAAGGCCCAGCCCAG aaagaaaactaaactgCTCTCCCGGCTGCTCAGAAAGAAGAACAG TGACAACGCCCCTGCAAAAGGGGACAAGAGCCCTTCGCCTCCTCCAGATGGCTCCCCGGCCGCCCCGGAGATCAGAGTCAACCATGAGCCTGAGCCGCCTAGCTCAGCAGCAGCAGGGGCCGCCCTCCCCAAGTCCCCGTCTCAG CTCCGGAAAGGGCCACCAGTCCCTCCACCTCCCAAACATACCCCGTCCAAGGAGGTCAAGCAGGAGCAGATCCTCAGCCTGTTTGATGACACGTTTGTCCCTGAGATCAGCGTGACCACCCCCTCCCAG CCCACAGAGAGTCCAGCTGGCAGCCTGCCTTCCGGGGAGCCCAGTGCTGCCGAGGGCACCTTTGCTGTGGCCTGGCCCAGCCACACGGCCGAGCCGGGGCCTGCCCAA CCAGCAGAGGCCTCCGAGGTGGCGGGTGGGACCCGACCTGCGGCTGGAGCCCAGGAGCCCGGGGAGACAGCAGCAAGTGAAGCAGCCTCC AGCTCTCTCCCTGCCGTGGTGGTAGAGACCTTCTCAGCGACCGTGAATGGCACCGTGGAGGGCAGCGGTGGGGCAGGACGCTTGGATCTGCCCCCGGGGTTCATGTTCAAG GTACAGGCCCAGCACGACTACGTGGCCACCGACACGGATGAGCTGCAGCTCAAGGCTGGTGATGTGGTACTGGTGATCCCCTTCCAGAACCCTGAGGAGCAG GATGAAGGCTGGCTCATGGGCGTGAAGGAGAGTGACTGGAACCAGCACCTAGAGCTGGAGAAATGTCGGGGCGTCTTCCCCGAGAACTTCACCGAGCGGGTTCAGTGA
- the BIN1 gene encoding myc box-dependent-interacting protein 1 isoform X22, giving the protein MMRKVLQKLGKADETKDEQFEQCVQNFNKQLTEGTRLQKDLRTYLASVKAMHEASKKLNECLQEVYEPDWPGRDEANKIAENNDLLWLDYHQKLVDQALLTMDTYLGQFPDIKSRIAKRGRKLVDYDSARHHYESLQTAKKKDETKIAKAEEELIKAQKVFEEMNVDLQEELPSLWNSRVGFYVNTFQSIAGLEENFHKEMSKLNQNLNDVLVSLEKQHGSNTFTVKAQPSDNAPAKGDKSPSPPPDGSPAAPEIRVNHEPEPPSSAAAGAALPKSPSQSSLPAVVVETFSATVNGTVEGSGGAGRLDLPPGFMFKVQAQHDYVATDTDELQLKAGDVVLVIPFQNPEEQDEGWLMGVKESDWNQHLELEKCRGVFPENFTERVQ; this is encoded by the exons GTCCTCCAGAAACTAGGGAAGGCGGATGAGACAAAGGATGAGCAGTTTGAACAGTGTGTCCAGAATTTCAACAAACAGCTG ACCGAGGGCACTCGACTGCAGAAGGATCTCCGGACCTACCTGGCCTCTGTCAAAG CCATGCACGAGGCCTCCAAGAAACTGAACGAATGTCTGCAGGAGGTGTACGAGCCCGACTGGCCTGGCAGGGATGAAGCAAACAAGATAGCTGAG AACAATGACCTCCTGTGGCTGGATTATCACCAGAAGCTGGTGGACCAGGCACTGCTGACCATGGACACATACCTGGGCCAGTTCCCTGACATCAAG TCACGCATTGCCAAACGAGGGCGGAAATTGGTGGACTATGACAGCGCCCGGCACCATTACGAGTCCCTCCAAACCGCCAAAAAGAAGGATGAAACCAAAATTGCCAAG GCAGAGGAGGAGCTCATCAAAGCCCAGAAGGTGTTTGAGGAGATGAATGTGGACCTACAGGAAGAGCTGCCGTCCCTGTGGAACAG CCGTGTAGGCTTCTATGTCAACACGTTCCAGAGCATTGCGGGCCTGGAGGAGAACTTCCACAAGGAGATGAGTAAG CTCAACCAGAACCTCAACGATGTGCTGGTTAGCCTGGAGAAGCAGCACGGGAGCAACACGTTCACAGTCAAGGCCCAGCCCAG TGACAACGCCCCTGCAAAAGGGGACAAGAGCCCTTCGCCTCCTCCAGATGGCTCCCCGGCCGCCCCGGAGATCAGAGTCAACCATGAGCCTGAGCCGCCTAGCTCAGCAGCAGCAGGGGCCGCCCTCCCCAAGTCCCCGTCTCAG AGCTCTCTCCCTGCCGTGGTGGTAGAGACCTTCTCAGCGACCGTGAATGGCACCGTGGAGGGCAGCGGTGGGGCAGGACGCTTGGATCTGCCCCCGGGGTTCATGTTCAAG GTACAGGCCCAGCACGACTACGTGGCCACCGACACGGATGAGCTGCAGCTCAAGGCTGGTGATGTGGTACTGGTGATCCCCTTCCAGAACCCTGAGGAGCAG GATGAAGGCTGGCTCATGGGCGTGAAGGAGAGTGACTGGAACCAGCACCTAGAGCTGGAGAAATGTCGGGGCGTCTTCCCCGAGAACTTCACCGAGCGGGTTCAGTGA